One part of the Chthonomonadales bacterium genome encodes these proteins:
- a CDS encoding VIT1/CCC1 transporter family protein, which yields MTRPPPPDPRLLAALRDAHARELRAAGLYRMMAEAQCDAKRRSLLERLAHSERSHARRFAERIVELGGPLPAVEERVGPADRLRARMVGVEAMLRGMEAEEERARASSERNAGVLAGDAASRELFLSVEREERAHSRLLQAMHGPGGPATRLEAILKGERWHVTTGSWIGDAIYGVNDGLGAVFGIVSGMAGYSDSGRQVVFAGLLGTLASALSMGSSAFLASRSEREVYEAELGRERREIEEAPEHEREELALIYQLKGFTEAEAEHMAATISGQPEQFLRTMAQEELGLSERHLPNPWLALGTASVSTAIGALIPVLPFLFAGGARALVASAAISTLAHFAVGAAKSLVTARHWFVSGLEMTAVGVVMGVVTYVLGVMFRLG from the coding sequence ATGACGAGACCTCCGCCGCCGGACCCCAGGTTGCTCGCCGCGCTCCGGGATGCGCACGCCCGCGAGTTGCGGGCCGCGGGCCTCTACCGCATGATGGCGGAGGCGCAGTGCGACGCGAAGCGCCGCTCCCTCCTCGAGCGTCTCGCCCACTCCGAGAGGAGCCACGCCCGCCGGTTCGCGGAGCGTATCGTCGAGCTCGGCGGACCCCTCCCCGCAGTCGAGGAGCGCGTCGGACCAGCGGACCGGCTGCGCGCGCGCATGGTCGGCGTGGAGGCCATGCTGCGCGGCATGGAGGCCGAAGAAGAGCGCGCCCGCGCCTCCTCCGAGCGCAACGCTGGCGTCCTTGCCGGCGACGCCGCCTCCCGGGAGCTGTTCCTGAGCGTTGAGCGCGAGGAGCGGGCCCACTCGCGCCTGCTTCAGGCCATGCATGGCCCCGGCGGCCCGGCCACCCGCCTCGAGGCGATCCTCAAGGGCGAGAGATGGCACGTCACCACGGGAAGCTGGATCGGCGACGCCATCTACGGCGTGAACGACGGCCTGGGAGCCGTCTTCGGAATCGTCAGCGGCATGGCCGGGTACTCCGACAGCGGCCGTCAGGTGGTGTTCGCCGGCTTGCTCGGAACGCTGGCAAGCGCGCTCTCCATGGGCTCCAGCGCGTTTCTGGCCAGCCGTTCCGAGCGGGAGGTGTATGAAGCCGAGCTCGGGCGCGAGCGGCGGGAGATCGAGGAGGCCCCGGAGCACGAGCGCGAGGAGCTGGCGCTCATCTACCAGCTCAAGGGCTTCACCGAGGCCGAGGCCGAGCACATGGCGGCCACCATCTCCGGGCAGCCGGAGCAGTTCCTGCGCACGATGGCCCAGGAGGAGCTCGGCCTCTCGGAGCGCCACCTGCCCAACCCCTGGCTCGCGCTCGGCACCGCGAGCGTCTCCACCGCGATCGGAGCGCTCATCCCGGTCCTGCCGTTCCTGTTCGCCGGCGGCGCGCGCGCGCTTGTCGCCTCCGCGGCCATCAGCACGCTCGCCCACTTCGCCGTGGGCGCCGCCAAGAGCCTGGTGACGGCGCGCCACTGGTTCGTCTCCGGCCTCGAGATGACGGCGGTGGGCGTCGTGATGGGCGTCGTCAC